One segment of Paenibacillus sp. FSL R7-0337 DNA contains the following:
- a CDS encoding TetR/AcrR family transcriptional regulator, translating to MYRIGNDKRKTQSARLVCRGLEELMRKHDYNDITVTSLINTSGVGRATFYRLFDDKSDVVLYQMESVFTELLRSTGPYSDPNAMVMDLFELCFGRKEFFLSIIEANLYGEFQTRLASILSQKLNFVQERTGLDYRNWQYFIQVRTAMLLSALRVAITQFNEDNPVEVLETLNKLFGKQPALFYEAGTAAGAQE from the coding sequence ATGTATCGTATTGGCAATGATAAACGGAAGACACAATCGGCCAGACTGGTCTGTAGGGGCCTGGAGGAATTGATGCGAAAGCATGATTATAACGACATCACCGTGACCAGCCTCATCAACACCTCCGGTGTCGGCAGAGCGACCTTCTACCGCTTGTTTGACGACAAGTCAGATGTGGTTCTGTACCAGATGGAATCCGTCTTCACTGAATTATTAAGGAGTACCGGCCCTTATTCCGACCCTAACGCGATGGTCATGGATTTATTTGAGCTTTGTTTTGGCCGAAAAGAGTTCTTTTTATCGATTATCGAAGCCAATTTGTACGGAGAATTTCAAACCCGGCTTGCCAGTATTCTCAGTCAAAAACTGAACTTCGTTCAAGAGAGAACCGGCTTGGATTACAGGAACTGGCAGTACTTTATACAAGTCCGCACGGCGATGCTGTTGTCCGCTCTGCGCGTTGCCATTACTCAGTTTAACGAGGACAATCCAGTGGAAGTGCTGGAGACACTGAACAAGCTTTTCGGCAAGCAGCCGGCGTTATTCTATGAAGCGGGGACAGCCGCGGGAGCCCAGGAGTGA